One part of the Bacteroidia bacterium genome encodes these proteins:
- a CDS encoding FeoA family protein, with protein sequence MKQTLEEFSLAALNPGEKGVISRINSEEVELALLKMGISVGATCRLSGRSPLRDPIAFTANQVKVFLRKKDASEVWMSRLS encoded by the coding sequence ATGAAGCAAACGCTTGAAGAGTTTAGCCTGGCAGCTCTAAATCCAGGTGAGAAAGGAGTAATCTCACGTATAAACTCCGAGGAAGTTGAATTAGCCCTTTTGAAAATGGGCATCAGTGTAGGAGCTACCTGTCGATTGTCTGGCCGATCTCCCTTACGTGATCCTATCGCCTTTACTGCCAATCAGGTAAAAGTATTTTTGCGTAAAAAAGATGCCTCTGAAGTCTGGATGAGTCGATTGTCGTGA